From Rhodococcus antarcticus, the proteins below share one genomic window:
- a CDS encoding anti-sigma factor, whose amino-acid sequence MAELTHAELRSSLGSYLLGSLEPAERTVVDTHLAGCATCREELSSYAALPALMSRVSIDAVRGAEPASVVPPGVLGRALDAVAAERTATVTHLHRWRLGAVLSAAAAVVVAVVLGVTTLQAQTATTPGGVALVAAAGVTATGTATVEAKPWGTAVTLQLQGLPQGGAFTAWVSAPDGTRALAATWSPTPDGHVLLTGAANIHDTTHAALQVTQDGTTLLTLPAHT is encoded by the coding sequence ATGGCCGAGCTGACCCACGCCGAGCTCCGGTCGTCCCTGGGCTCCTACCTGCTGGGATCGTTGGAACCCGCCGAGCGGACCGTGGTGGACACCCACCTGGCCGGGTGCGCCACCTGCCGGGAGGAGCTGTCCTCCTACGCTGCCCTGCCGGCCCTGATGTCCCGGGTGAGCATCGACGCGGTGCGTGGTGCGGAACCGGCGTCGGTGGTGCCTCCGGGTGTGCTGGGTCGGGCGCTGGACGCGGTCGCCGCCGAGCGCACCGCCACCGTCACCCACCTGCACCGCTGGCGCCTGGGTGCCGTCCTGTCCGCGGCGGCAGCGGTGGTGGTGGCGGTGGTCCTGGGCGTCACCACGCTGCAGGCGCAGACCGCGACCACCCCTGGTGGGGTGGCGCTGGTGGCCGCGGCGGGGGTCACCGCGACCGGCACCGCCACCGTGGAGGCCAAGCCGTGGGGCACCGCGGTCACCCTGCAGCTGCAGGGGCTGCCCCAGGGCGGAGCCTTCACCGCGTGGGTCAGTGCCCCCGACGGCACGCGCGCACTGGCCGCCACCTGGTCACCGACCCCCGACGGACACGTCCTGCTCACCGGTGCCGCCAACATCCACGACACCACCCACGCCGCACTGCAGGTCACCCAGGACGGCACCACCCTGCTCACCCTGCCCGCACACACCTGA
- a CDS encoding cupredoxin domain-containing protein, with translation MVITVKDFAYQVPTTVAAGATVMVTNTDRVAHTVTADTSGSLFDVNIDAGGSASFTAPTQPGTYEFHCVYHGNMHGTLVVS, from the coding sequence GTGGTGATCACGGTGAAGGACTTCGCCTACCAGGTGCCGACGACGGTGGCGGCGGGGGCGACGGTCATGGTCACGAACACGGACCGGGTCGCGCACACGGTGACGGCGGACACGAGCGGGAGCCTGTTCGACGTGAACATCGACGCCGGTGGCAGCGCCTCGTTCACGGCGCCGACCCAACCGGGCACGTACGAGTTCCACTGCGTCTACCACGGGAACATGCACGGCACCCTCGTCGTGTCCTGA
- a CDS encoding SGNH/GDSL hydrolase family protein, with amino-acid sequence MTRVLAAAAAAAAVVLVGGCASRAAATRPPPAAAATRLVVIGDSLSTGFATPGDPWTRQARSLFTARGQHVQITNASENGAGYVAPGDNGNVFLDLVNRAVVAQAQIVVVFGSDNDAGQPDVAPAMAQTLQRVRDLAPAATLLVVGAPSVPADPGVDLTGIRDALATATAHVGGHFLDPLSLGWFQGPASQFVADDGEHPNTDGEQYLAQQMVDAVGPLIVR; translated from the coding sequence GTGACCCGGGTCCTGGCCGCAGCTGCGGCTGCCGCAGCGGTGGTGCTCGTCGGTGGCTGCGCCAGCCGCGCCGCGGCCACCCGCCCACCGCCGGCGGCCGCGGCGACGCGGCTGGTCGTGATCGGTGACTCGCTGAGCACCGGGTTCGCCACCCCGGGCGACCCCTGGACACGGCAGGCGCGGTCACTGTTCACCGCACGCGGCCAGCACGTGCAGATCACCAACGCCTCGGAGAACGGCGCCGGGTACGTGGCACCCGGCGACAACGGCAACGTCTTCCTCGACCTCGTCAACCGGGCTGTCGTCGCGCAGGCCCAGATCGTCGTCGTCTTCGGCTCCGACAACGACGCCGGCCAGCCCGATGTCGCCCCGGCGATGGCCCAGACCCTGCAACGGGTGCGGGACCTCGCACCCGCTGCCACGCTGCTCGTCGTAGGGGCCCCTTCGGTCCCGGCCGACCCGGGCGTCGACCTGACCGGTATCCGCGACGCACTCGCCACCGCCACGGCGCACGTCGGTGGGCACTTCCTCGACCCCCTCAGCCTGGGATGGTTCCAGGGCCCCGCCAGCCAGTTCGTCGCCGACGACGGCGAGCACCCCAACACCGACGGCGAGCAGTACCTCGCCCAGCAGATGGTCGACGCCGTGGGACCCCTGATCGTGCGGTGA
- a CDS encoding sigma-70 family RNA polymerase sigma factor yields the protein MRLVPGGSAGPAAADATVGAEADAALVRALHDEHAPALYSFCLGFTGDRQRAEDVVQEVLVRAWRHAATLRRDARPVRPWLFTTARNLLTDAHRAELTRPRLLPSDAEVGDVAARDDIGRAVESWTVAEALQGLSAEHREVLVQAHWMGRSVTEIAEVLGLPAGTVKSRTYYAVRALRLALEEKGLG from the coding sequence GTGAGATTGGTACCGGGTGGGTCGGCGGGACCGGCCGCCGCGGATGCCACGGTCGGAGCCGAGGCTGATGCGGCCCTGGTGCGGGCGCTGCACGACGAGCACGCCCCGGCGCTGTACTCGTTCTGCCTGGGCTTCACCGGTGACCGGCAGCGCGCCGAGGACGTGGTCCAGGAGGTCCTCGTCCGAGCCTGGCGTCACGCCGCCACCCTGCGGCGCGACGCCAGACCGGTGCGGCCGTGGTTGTTCACCACCGCCCGCAACCTGCTCACCGACGCCCACCGCGCCGAGCTGACCCGGCCCCGGCTGCTGCCCTCCGACGCCGAGGTCGGGGATGTGGCGGCCCGCGACGACATCGGCCGAGCCGTGGAGTCCTGGACGGTGGCCGAAGCGCTGCAGGGGTTGTCCGCCGAGCACCGGGAGGTCCTGGTGCAGGCCCACTGGATGGGTCGTTCGGTCACCGAGATCGCCGAGGTCCTCGGCCTCCCGGCGGGCACGGTCAAGTCCCGCACGTACTACGCGGTGCGCGCCCTGCGCCTCGCCCTGGAAGAGAAGGGACTGGGCTGA
- a CDS encoding DUF7282 domain-containing protein encodes MDLQAGTQGGWIALHMDVGGKPGPVKYEVAIPAGASTNVTIPTPEGIATGAYWPMLHVDDHVIGTYEFPKVPEADLPAMAGGKVVMQKITVTVT; translated from the coding sequence GTGGACCTGCAGGCGGGCACCCAGGGCGGGTGGATCGCCCTGCACATGGACGTCGGTGGCAAGCCCGGCCCGGTCAAGTACGAGGTGGCCATCCCCGCCGGGGCGTCGACGAACGTCACGATCCCCACCCCGGAAGGTATCGCCACCGGCGCGTACTGGCCGATGCTGCACGTCGACGACCACGTCATCGGCACCTACGAGTTCCCGAAGGTGCCGGAGGCTGACCTGCCCGCGATGGCCGGGGGCAAGGTCGTCATGCAGAAGATCACCGTCACCGTCACGTAA
- a CDS encoding biosynthetic peptidoglycan transglycosylase: MAARRSWPRRLGALFVAALVLAGVLGTAAWQLTPSVSDAQARIALRLAVFGANDPGSLPVPDRVGQAVIATEDATFTRNPGLSASGMYRYVTSPVTGDAGSATLEQQLAKVLYSNGSQALPAQAEDAVLAVKLDAGYTKDQVLQMYLAAVYFGHGFYGLSAAARGYFGLAPADLSWAQASLLAGLVQAPSAYDPLQHLDLAVSRQGHVLDRLVATGVLSAAQATAARTAPLGLHGG, from the coding sequence GTGGCAGCACGTCGGTCCTGGCCGCGCCGGCTCGGAGCACTGTTCGTCGCCGCCCTCGTGCTGGCCGGAGTGCTCGGCACCGCGGCGTGGCAGCTGACCCCGTCGGTGTCCGACGCGCAGGCCCGCATCGCCTTGCGACTGGCCGTGTTCGGAGCCAACGACCCTGGTTCTCTCCCCGTTCCGGACCGGGTGGGGCAGGCGGTCATCGCGACGGAGGACGCCACGTTCACCCGCAACCCCGGGCTCTCCGCATCGGGGATGTACCGCTACGTCACCTCACCGGTGACTGGCGACGCGGGCAGCGCCACCCTCGAGCAGCAGCTGGCCAAGGTCCTCTACAGCAACGGCAGCCAGGCCCTGCCGGCGCAGGCCGAGGACGCCGTCCTCGCGGTGAAGCTCGACGCGGGGTACACCAAGGACCAGGTGCTGCAGATGTACCTCGCCGCCGTCTACTTCGGTCACGGGTTCTACGGCCTCTCCGCAGCCGCCCGCGGCTACTTCGGCCTCGCCCCGGCCGACCTCAGCTGGGCCCAGGCCAGCCTGCTCGCCGGCCTCGTCCAGGCCCCCAGCGCCTACGACCCCCTGCAGCACCTCGACCTCGCGGTCAGCCGGCAGGGCCACGTCCTCGACAGGCTCGTCGCCACCGGAGTGCTCAGCGCAGCCCAGGCCACCGCCGCCCGCACCGCACCGCTCGGCCTCCACGGCGGCTAG
- a CDS encoding S1C family serine protease: MSTPPTDPYTPSGVGPELGPTPGQTPFPPRWEPGAEEPGATSYPSWPPPWSHVQPAARPGRWARLATAVRRPRNLAAAAVVAALVVGGGAGAGITSLVAGHTGSAAPGVARFNQDLVPNGNPVPNPAPVPGQVPGGTTHGDPFRGTPPRGTFPGPGTDGSNGSGTPSSTTPSATATATAQQSTGIVDINTVDGYQNAQAAGTGLVLTSTGQILTNNHVVDGATTITVTVVTTGTTYDATVVGTSPTQDIAVLQLNGASGLATATLGDSSSVSVGAAVTGVGNAGGVGGVPSAAQGSVTALDTTITVSDQGGAHSETLHGLIVTSAPIQAGDSGGPLYDATGAIIGIDTAAETSATSGATSAGFAIPINAALTIAGKIEAGQASTTIHLGYPAFLGVGLAPGTTSATVGTVFPGSPAAQAGLGAGDTITAVDGTPVVDTTTLHQAISTHTPGDRVTLTWTDTAGTSHTAPVGLVAGPAD, from the coding sequence ATGAGCACCCCGCCGACCGACCCCTACACCCCCTCCGGCGTCGGGCCGGAGCTCGGACCGACGCCGGGGCAGACCCCCTTCCCCCCGCGCTGGGAGCCTGGCGCGGAGGAGCCCGGGGCCACCTCCTACCCGAGCTGGCCGCCCCCCTGGTCCCACGTCCAGCCGGCTGCGCGGCCCGGCCGGTGGGCCCGGCTGGCCACGGCGGTGCGGCGTCCCCGCAACCTGGCTGCCGCGGCGGTCGTCGCTGCCCTGGTGGTGGGTGGGGGCGCGGGTGCGGGGATCACCAGCCTGGTTGCCGGGCACACGGGGAGCGCCGCTCCCGGCGTCGCCCGCTTCAACCAGGACCTGGTCCCCAACGGCAACCCGGTTCCGAACCCGGCCCCGGTTCCCGGGCAGGTGCCCGGAGGTACCACCCACGGCGACCCCTTCCGCGGGACACCGCCCCGGGGCACCTTCCCGGGCCCGGGAACCGATGGCTCGAACGGCAGCGGCACCCCCAGCAGCACCACCCCCTCGGCCACGGCCACCGCCACGGCCCAGCAGTCCACCGGCATCGTCGACATCAACACCGTCGACGGCTACCAGAACGCGCAGGCCGCCGGAACCGGGCTCGTCCTGACCAGCACCGGTCAGATCCTGACCAACAACCACGTGGTCGACGGCGCCACCACGATCACCGTCACCGTCGTCACCACCGGCACCACCTACGACGCCACCGTCGTCGGCACGTCACCGACCCAGGACATCGCGGTCCTCCAGCTCAACGGTGCCTCCGGCCTGGCCACCGCGACCCTGGGCGACAGCAGCAGCGTCAGCGTGGGTGCGGCCGTCACCGGCGTCGGCAACGCCGGCGGGGTGGGCGGCGTCCCGAGTGCCGCACAGGGCAGCGTCACGGCCCTGGACACGACGATCACCGTCTCCGACCAGGGCGGCGCACACTCGGAGACGTTGCACGGGTTGATCGTCACCAGTGCGCCCATCCAGGCCGGTGACAGTGGTGGACCTCTCTACGACGCCACCGGCGCGATCATCGGGATCGACACCGCCGCCGAGACCAGTGCGACCAGCGGCGCCACCTCGGCGGGCTTCGCGATCCCCATCAACGCGGCCCTCACCATCGCCGGGAAGATCGAGGCCGGGCAGGCCAGCACGACGATCCACCTCGGCTACCCGGCGTTCCTCGGGGTCGGGCTCGCGCCCGGCACGACGAGCGCGACCGTCGGCACCGTCTTTCCGGGCAGCCCCGCGGCCCAGGCCGGCCTCGGTGCCGGGGACACCATCACCGCCGTGGACGGCACCCCCGTCGTCGACACCACCACGCTGCACCAGGCGATCAGCACCCACACGCCCGGCGACCGGGTCACCCTGACGTGGACCGACACCGCCGGCACCTCCCACACCGCGCCAGTCGGCCTCGTCGCCGGACCGGCGGACTGA
- a CDS encoding plastocyanin produces the protein MNTRRLVRVRVLPLLVVGLLGAAGCGSSPTPTPPATGGAGASASAGGEFTIKAYKFPAFTASPGQELTLVDGDSEPHTVTADDGSFDSGSFDNTAPGTLVAPTKPGTYAVHCTVHPSMHGTLTVA, from the coding sequence ATGAACACACGTCGGCTCGTCCGGGTCCGGGTCCTGCCGCTGCTGGTGGTGGGGCTGCTGGGTGCGGCGGGGTGCGGCTCGTCGCCGACCCCGACCCCGCCCGCCACCGGTGGAGCCGGGGCGTCGGCCTCGGCGGGCGGTGAGTTCACCATCAAGGCATACAAGTTCCCGGCGTTCACCGCCTCGCCGGGTCAGGAGCTGACCCTGGTCGACGGGGACAGCGAGCCGCACACCGTGACCGCCGACGACGGCAGCTTCGACTCCGGCAGCTTCGACAACACCGCACCCGGCACCCTCGTCGCGCCGACGAAGCCCGGCACCTATGCGGTGCACTGCACGGTGCACCCCTCGATGCACGGCACCCTCACCGTCGCCTGA
- a CDS encoding HoxN/HupN/NixA family nickel/cobalt transporter, giving the protein MSASDLEQAHRRIRFTRAEIPRLVGMFGFIAALHVLGWGLFTHYNSDPTIHNTVGTDGTLVYAGAGALAYVLGLRHAFDADHISAIDDTTRYLLQKGKKPLAVGFFFSLGHSTVVFLFVTALALVASRATAFQDAFQGPGALIGTLVSALFLYLIAALNFAVLRGIMNAWRSAKRGEYSPEELDALLAQRGFMNRIFKGRYNKLVNHSWQLYPVGLLFGLGFDTATQVGLIAIAGSTAVAGGLPPLSIIALPILFAAGMSLMDTVDGVFMSKAYSWAFVHPIRKIYYNITTTGLSIFVAVVIGTIEILGLVADRLSLDGQPWTFLASIDINIVGRFIVGIFFVVWIGAILNWKLRKLDARYGDGTPDLPGTPDLPGTTPTPTT; this is encoded by the coding sequence ATGTCGGCGAGCGACCTGGAGCAGGCGCACCGCCGCATCCGGTTCACCCGAGCCGAGATCCCCCGCCTGGTGGGGATGTTCGGGTTCATCGCGGCCCTGCACGTCCTCGGGTGGGGCCTGTTCACCCACTACAACTCCGACCCGACCATCCACAACACCGTCGGCACCGACGGCACGCTCGTCTACGCCGGGGCCGGTGCCCTTGCCTACGTGCTCGGGTTGCGGCACGCCTTCGACGCCGACCACATCTCCGCGATCGACGACACCACCCGCTACCTGCTGCAGAAGGGCAAGAAGCCCCTGGCGGTGGGGTTCTTCTTCTCCCTGGGCCACTCCACCGTGGTCTTCCTCTTCGTCACCGCCCTCGCGCTGGTCGCCTCGCGGGCCACCGCGTTCCAGGACGCCTTCCAGGGCCCCGGCGCCCTCATCGGCACCCTCGTCTCCGCCCTGTTCCTCTACCTCATCGCCGCCCTCAACTTCGCGGTGCTCCGCGGCATCATGAACGCCTGGCGCAGCGCCAAGCGTGGCGAGTACTCCCCCGAGGAGCTCGACGCCCTGCTCGCCCAGCGCGGGTTCATGAACCGCATCTTCAAGGGCCGCTACAACAAGCTCGTCAACCACTCCTGGCAGCTCTACCCCGTCGGACTGCTGTTCGGCCTCGGCTTCGACACCGCCACCCAGGTCGGGCTCATCGCCATCGCCGGCAGCACCGCGGTCGCCGGCGGGCTCCCCCCGCTGTCGATCATCGCCCTGCCCATCCTCTTCGCCGCCGGCATGTCCCTCATGGACACCGTCGACGGGGTGTTCATGTCCAAGGCCTACAGCTGGGCCTTCGTCCACCCCATCCGCAAGATCTACTACAACATCACGACCACCGGGCTCTCCATCTTCGTCGCCGTCGTCATCGGCACCATCGAGATCCTCGGCCTCGTCGCCGACCGCCTCAGCCTCGACGGCCAGCCCTGGACGTTCCTGGCCAGCATCGACATCAACATCGTCGGCCGCTTCATCGTCGGTATCTTCTTCGTCGTCTGGATCGGCGCCATCCTCAACTGGAAGCTCCGCAAGCTCGACGCCCGCTACGGCGACGGCACCCCAGACCTCCCCGGCACCCCAGACCTCCCCGGCACCACGCCCACGCCCACCACCTGA
- a CDS encoding MMPL family transporter has translation MSATRVSRPGGRRARTPLARRYAEWTTRHRWAIVVGWVVGLGVLLVVPPVGTGGDQLASIIPLDSPAVASELRAVTEFGFPLSSRTVVVQRDPGGLSPYVQAESVLDAVALDQTGADYPLLGALPLTNTLRLGGTSGETNTAVLTYLFMDPTSSFSGQQEAARRYISEHLERPEDHLVGVTGSIPARAEQASIVDQYLPRLELFTVLAIALLVGATFRSVVAPLLALVAAGLSFVTTTHLTDIVGGLLGVGAPAELKPLLVALLLGVVTDYTIFYLTAVRVRLPEHDDWRDAVTAAVAADTPIVMAAGVTVAAGTAALLAASSAFFRGFGPAMALAVVVGLVVSVTLIPALLAILGPRVLWPGHRRVGAALGTGTAGALQGGKPSPLVRVLHSRKTAWVAVVFCVGVLGLATLPIQRLDLGVGFISSLPDTNPVSRASAAAGTAFAPGITSPTTILIEKPGVTGDISALSGFQDLVGQAQGVAGVIGPAQNFTLQAHNIVLASSGNAARILVVLDHDPLDAVAIQDLAALRAQLPELAARSGLRDARISVGGDTALAVGLVSSTSADLGRIAVAGILVNLLLLVVFLRALIAPLFLLASSILALTASLGLTVLVFMVLGHQEGVTFYVPFAAAVLLVSLGSDYNIFGVGRVWEEARHRPLREAVLKAVPESSRAITAAGVTLAVSFGMLAIIPLAPFRELAFAMTCGIFIDAFLVRSLLVPALLLVVGPRSGWPGRALRRRAAPVGGPPALPTPAVAPTPVPPPWLIPPVTPPGRHAGGAPTAAGPTPTGHRPPAAPLVSLTAVAVLAVVVGAAGAALAHRRRRSRREKY, from the coding sequence ATGAGCGCGACCAGGGTGAGCAGGCCTGGTGGTCGGCGGGCGCGCACGCCCCTCGCGCGGCGCTACGCCGAGTGGACGACGCGCCACCGGTGGGCGATCGTCGTGGGTTGGGTCGTCGGGCTCGGTGTGCTGCTGGTCGTGCCACCGGTCGGGACGGGCGGGGACCAGCTGGCCAGCATCATCCCGCTGGACAGCCCGGCCGTGGCCTCCGAGCTCCGTGCCGTGACGGAGTTCGGCTTCCCACTGTCCAGCCGCACCGTGGTCGTCCAGCGTGACCCCGGGGGCCTCTCGCCCTACGTGCAGGCGGAGTCGGTCCTCGACGCCGTGGCCCTCGACCAGACCGGGGCGGACTACCCGCTGCTCGGCGCCCTCCCGCTCACCAACACGCTGCGCCTCGGTGGCACGAGCGGTGAGACCAACACCGCCGTGCTCACCTACCTGTTCATGGATCCCACGAGCAGCTTCAGCGGCCAGCAGGAGGCCGCGCGGCGCTACATCAGCGAACACCTCGAGCGCCCGGAGGACCACCTCGTCGGGGTGACCGGCTCCATCCCCGCGCGGGCCGAGCAGGCCTCGATCGTGGACCAGTACCTCCCCCGCCTCGAGCTGTTCACCGTCCTGGCGATCGCACTGCTCGTCGGAGCCACCTTCCGCTCGGTGGTGGCGCCGTTGCTCGCCCTGGTGGCCGCCGGACTGTCCTTCGTCACGACGACCCACCTGACCGACATCGTGGGTGGACTGCTGGGGGTGGGGGCGCCCGCCGAGCTGAAGCCGTTGCTGGTGGCCCTGCTCCTCGGTGTCGTCACCGACTACACGATCTTCTACCTCACCGCCGTGAGGGTGCGTCTGCCCGAGCACGACGACTGGCGCGACGCCGTCACGGCTGCCGTCGCCGCCGACACCCCCATCGTCATGGCGGCCGGTGTCACTGTTGCGGCCGGCACTGCGGCTCTGCTCGCCGCCAGCTCGGCGTTCTTCCGCGGGTTCGGTCCAGCGATGGCGCTGGCGGTCGTCGTCGGTCTCGTCGTCTCGGTGACCCTCATCCCGGCCCTGCTCGCGATCCTCGGGCCCCGCGTGCTGTGGCCAGGACACCGCCGGGTGGGCGCGGCACTCGGCACCGGCACGGCTGGAGCCCTGCAGGGCGGGAAACCCTCACCGCTGGTGCGTGTTCTGCACAGCCGCAAGACGGCGTGGGTGGCCGTGGTCTTCTGCGTCGGCGTCCTCGGTCTCGCCACCCTCCCCATCCAGCGGCTCGACCTGGGGGTGGGTTTCATCAGCTCCCTGCCCGACACCAACCCCGTCAGCCGTGCCTCGGCGGCCGCCGGCACCGCCTTCGCCCCCGGGATCACCTCGCCGACCACGATCCTCATCGAGAAGCCGGGGGTGACGGGGGACATCAGCGCCCTCTCGGGCTTCCAAGACCTCGTCGGGCAGGCCCAGGGAGTGGCCGGCGTCATCGGGCCCGCCCAGAACTTCACCCTCCAGGCCCACAACATCGTCCTCGCGAGCAGCGGCAACGCCGCCCGGATCCTCGTCGTCCTCGACCACGACCCCCTCGACGCCGTGGCCATCCAGGACCTCGCGGCCCTTCGAGCCCAGCTGCCGGAGCTCGCCGCCCGCAGCGGCCTGCGAGATGCCCGGATCAGCGTGGGCGGCGACACCGCCCTCGCCGTGGGCCTGGTCAGCTCGACCAGTGCTGACCTCGGACGGATCGCCGTGGCCGGGATACTCGTCAACCTGCTCCTGCTCGTCGTCTTCCTCCGCGCCCTCATCGCGCCGCTGTTCCTGCTCGCCTCCAGCATCCTGGCCCTCACGGCCTCGCTCGGACTCACGGTGCTCGTCTTCATGGTGCTGGGGCACCAGGAGGGGGTGACCTTCTACGTACCCTTCGCCGCCGCCGTGCTCCTGGTCTCCCTCGGCTCGGACTACAACATCTTCGGGGTCGGTCGGGTGTGGGAGGAGGCCCGCCACCGCCCGCTGCGGGAGGCTGTGCTCAAGGCGGTACCGGAATCCTCGCGGGCCATCACCGCAGCAGGAGTGACGCTGGCCGTGAGCTTCGGGATGCTCGCGATCATCCCCTTGGCACCGTTCCGCGAGCTGGCCTTCGCGATGACGTGCGGCATCTTCATCGACGCCTTCCTCGTGCGTTCGCTGCTCGTGCCCGCCCTGCTCCTGGTCGTCGGCCCGCGCAGCGGGTGGCCCGGCCGCGCCCTCCGACGCCGCGCCGCCCCCGTCGGCGGACCACCGGCTCTGCCCACCCCGGCGGTCGCGCCGACCCCCGTCCCACCCCCGTGGCTCATCCCGCCAGTCACCCCCCCCGGCCGCCACGCAGGAGGAGCCCCCACGGCCGCAGGGCCCACCCCGACAGGTCACCGACCGCCGGCCGCACCCCTGGTGTCCCTCACGGCAGTCGCAGTGCTGGCCGTCGTCGTAGGTGCCGCTGGGGCAGCGCTGGCACACCGGAGGCGACGGTCGCGACGCGAGAAGTACTGA
- a CDS encoding serine/threonine-protein kinase gives MSGAQHDGRHPAAVLAGRYELVDLLGSGGMAEVFRARDHLLARDVAVKKFRAHTLDEGETLARARAETRVMARLSHPNLVAVHDAHFPAPGAPSRPDEPAFLVMELVRGPTLADAVRDSPMSLDQVARTGAGLADALAHVHAAGVVHRDVKPANILLTTAGTAKLADFGIALADGARHTATGALVGTAGFLAPEQIRGADATPASDVHALGLVLLECITGRRQYEGTGIQAAVARLHRPPVIPRELVPRPWATLLLALTDDDPGNRPTAVQAAAALRRLVPGHGTHPERPGVLVDRPTTVLPPDDAALVANAHVTRNLETGPAGPGRGRRSWAVPAAAVLVLVGAVSAASLVLGDPAPTTPSTPRVGGEVSTGVVVPSPGTATGTGGAVSATTGPPVTPAPASQTAAAPVTTTDPPPPSTPPAPKNGKGDGGGSGKKNGG, from the coding sequence ATGTCTGGTGCGCAGCACGACGGGCGGCACCCCGCTGCGGTGCTCGCCGGTCGGTACGAGCTCGTGGACCTGCTCGGCAGTGGTGGCATGGCCGAGGTCTTCCGGGCCCGCGACCACCTGCTGGCCCGGGACGTGGCCGTGAAGAAGTTCCGGGCGCACACCCTCGACGAGGGGGAGACCCTGGCTCGGGCGCGCGCCGAGACCCGGGTGATGGCCAGGCTGAGCCACCCCAACCTCGTCGCTGTCCACGACGCACACTTCCCGGCCCCGGGCGCCCCGAGCCGACCCGACGAGCCCGCGTTCCTGGTGATGGAGCTCGTGCGCGGGCCCACCCTGGCCGACGCCGTGCGGGACAGCCCGATGAGCCTGGACCAGGTGGCCCGCACGGGTGCTGGTCTCGCCGATGCCCTCGCCCACGTCCATGCCGCCGGGGTCGTGCACCGTGACGTCAAGCCCGCCAACATCCTGTTGACCACCGCGGGCACGGCGAAGCTGGCGGACTTCGGGATCGCCCTGGCCGACGGGGCGCGCCACACCGCCACCGGGGCCCTGGTCGGCACGGCCGGCTTCCTCGCCCCCGAGCAGATCCGGGGCGCGGACGCCACTCCTGCCTCCGACGTCCACGCCCTGGGTCTGGTCCTGCTCGAGTGCATCACCGGTCGGCGGCAGTACGAGGGAACCGGGATCCAGGCCGCCGTTGCCCGCCTGCACCGGCCGCCGGTCATCCCGCGCGAGCTGGTGCCCCGGCCCTGGGCGACGCTGCTGCTGGCCCTCACCGACGACGACCCCGGAAACCGTCCCACCGCCGTGCAGGCCGCGGCTGCGCTGCGCCGTCTCGTTCCCGGTCACGGGACCCACCCCGAGCGACCCGGCGTGCTGGTGGATCGGCCGACGACGGTCCTCCCGCCCGACGACGCAGCGCTGGTCGCGAACGCTCACGTCACCAGGAACCTCGAGACCGGACCGGCGGGACCGGGGAGGGGTCGGCGGAGCTGGGCCGTGCCGGCGGCCGCCGTCCTCGTCCTCGTCGGGGCGGTCAGTGCCGCCTCCCTGGTGCTGGGCGACCCCGCACCCACGACCCCGTCCACACCCCGGGTCGGAGGTGAGGTGAGCACCGGGGTGGTGGTGCCATCCCCGGGTACGGCCACCGGGACGGGCGGTGCCGTCAGCGCCACCACCGGGCCGCCGGTCACGCCGGCGCCGGCGAGCCAGACCGCCGCCGCCCCGGTCACGACCACCGATCCGCCTCCTCCGTCGACGCCGCCCGCACCCAAGAACGGGAAGGGCGACGGCGGCGGGAGCGGGAAGAAGAACGGCGGCTAG